In one Shewanella loihica PV-4 genomic region, the following are encoded:
- a CDS encoding septal ring lytic transglycosylase RlpA family protein: protein MLMRNSNALSLLSFILLLVLAGCSSQSGRYKIADDVAPTDAPDVSKVEDAHPKFEPYSRGGNRKEYTVLGKTYRVLDTGKGYQKTGIASWYGAKFHGHLTSNGETYDMYSMSAAHKTLPLPSYVKVTNLANDKSVVVRVNDRGPFHDNRIIDLSYAAAHRLDMLKTGTAKVQLEVIYIENPESVALAALQETKLHYVQVIASSDKGRIDHLAQTLADQYQVQTRIQQSGNLYRLQLGPIGRQQIAAQLHQTLQQNGYPQSYLVTE from the coding sequence ATGCTTATGCGAAACAGTAACGCCCTGTCACTGCTCTCCTTCATCCTGCTATTGGTTTTGGCGGGCTGCTCGTCGCAGAGCGGCCGCTATAAGATTGCCGACGACGTAGCGCCGACCGATGCGCCCGATGTCTCCAAGGTCGAAGATGCTCATCCCAAGTTTGAGCCCTACAGCCGCGGCGGCAACCGCAAGGAATATACGGTACTGGGCAAGACCTACCGGGTGCTCGACACAGGCAAAGGCTATCAGAAGACAGGCATCGCCTCCTGGTATGGCGCCAAGTTTCATGGTCACCTCACCTCCAATGGCGAGACCTACGACATGTATTCCATGTCGGCGGCCCATAAGACGCTGCCACTGCCAAGCTATGTGAAGGTCACTAACCTGGCCAACGACAAGTCGGTAGTGGTGAGGGTCAACGATCGAGGCCCCTTTCACGATAACCGCATCATAGATCTCTCCTACGCCGCGGCGCATCGCCTGGACATGCTCAAGACGGGCACGGCCAAGGTGCAGCTTGAGGTGATCTACATCGAAAATCCCGAGTCTGTGGCTTTGGCCGCACTGCAGGAAACCAAACTTCACTATGTGCAGGTGATCGCCTCCTCAGATAAGGGGCGCATCGACCATCTGGCACAGACCCTGGCCGATCAGTATCAGGTGCAGACCCGTATCCAACAGAGCGGCAATCTCTATCGCCTGCAACTCGGCCCCATAGGTCGCCAGCAGATCGCCGCCCAGTTGCATCAGACACTGCAGCAAAACGGCTACCCTCAGAGCTATCTGGTGACCGAATAA
- the mrdA gene encoding penicillin-binding protein 2 produces the protein MAPRKRMAMHDHAAEASLFKRRAIFTFACVVVLLSILLGNLYHLQVLSYKDYETRSNDNRIRVVPVAPSRGLIYDRHGQLLAENQPFYSLELIPEKVKDVPATLDELAKVVELSKDDRESLVASLKYHRRFKPITVKNRLSEEEVAIFSVNQHRFPGFSIDAGLKRHYPYDGLLTHVLGYVGRINNRDQAALQRNGQWQNYAATKDIGKQGIEKFYESLLHGMPGHLEEEVNNRGRTIRTLKSVAPEPGQDIYLTLDLQLQKKAMELLAGRRGSIVAIDPRDGGILAMVSSPSYDPNQFVHGISSKAYSDLLNARSRPLINRATQGQYAPASTVKPHMALLGLEEKVVTPKTRVWDPGFWQIPGVERKYRDWKRWGHGWVDVNGALVHSCDTYFYDMAYKTGIDKISNFMQQFGFGERTGVDIFEESAGNMPSKDWKRLKYNQPWYIGDTISVGIGQGYWTTTPLQLANATAIMANKGERFVPHLLKSIKNDTVKVDTPVDKMAPVVLKSPHNWQIINEAMRDTAHKSRFVDAGYTAAMKTGTAQVFSVAEDEKYDAENIDEHLRDNALIVAYAPYEAPRIVLAVVLENAGWGGANAGPVARALLDEYMLRDNLPLETAGSPHNERP, from the coding sequence TTGGCGCCACGTAAACGGATGGCCATGCATGATCATGCCGCCGAAGCCTCGCTGTTCAAACGCCGCGCCATCTTCACCTTTGCCTGCGTGGTGGTCTTGCTAAGCATACTGCTAGGTAACCTCTATCATCTGCAAGTCTTGTCCTACAAGGACTACGAGACCCGCTCCAACGACAACCGCATCCGCGTCGTGCCCGTGGCGCCAAGCCGCGGTTTGATCTACGACAGACACGGCCAACTGCTGGCGGAGAACCAGCCCTTCTACTCGCTGGAGCTGATCCCAGAGAAGGTTAAAGACGTTCCCGCGACCCTGGATGAACTCGCTAAGGTCGTCGAGCTCAGCAAGGATGACAGAGAAAGCCTGGTCGCCTCCCTCAAATACCATCGCCGCTTCAAGCCGATAACGGTCAAGAACCGCCTGTCGGAGGAGGAAGTGGCGATCTTTAGCGTTAACCAACACAGATTCCCTGGCTTCTCCATCGACGCGGGCCTGAAACGCCACTACCCCTACGATGGGCTGCTGACCCATGTGCTGGGCTATGTGGGCCGCATCAACAACAGGGACCAGGCCGCATTGCAACGTAACGGCCAGTGGCAGAACTACGCCGCCACCAAGGATATCGGCAAGCAGGGAATCGAAAAATTTTATGAGAGCCTGCTGCACGGCATGCCGGGTCATCTCGAAGAAGAGGTCAATAACCGCGGCCGCACCATTCGCACCCTTAAATCTGTGGCGCCAGAGCCGGGCCAGGATATCTACCTGACCCTGGATCTTCAGCTACAGAAGAAGGCGATGGAGCTACTGGCGGGTCGCCGCGGCTCAATCGTGGCTATCGATCCTCGCGATGGCGGCATACTGGCCATGGTCTCCAGCCCCAGCTATGACCCGAACCAGTTCGTGCACGGCATCAGCTCCAAGGCCTATAGCGATCTGCTCAACGCTCGCTCACGCCCTTTGATCAACCGCGCCACTCAGGGCCAATACGCCCCGGCATCGACGGTTAAGCCTCACATGGCGCTGCTGGGCCTGGAAGAGAAGGTAGTGACCCCTAAGACCCGGGTGTGGGATCCAGGCTTTTGGCAGATCCCCGGCGTCGAGCGCAAGTATCGCGACTGGAAACGTTGGGGCCACGGCTGGGTCGATGTCAACGGCGCCCTGGTGCACTCCTGTGACACCTACTTCTACGACATGGCCTACAAGACGGGCATAGATAAGATCAGCAACTTCATGCAGCAGTTCGGCTTTGGCGAGCGCACAGGTGTCGATATCTTCGAGGAATCGGCCGGTAACATGCCATCCAAGGACTGGAAGCGCCTCAAATACAATCAGCCCTGGTATATCGGCGATACCATCTCGGTGGGGATCGGCCAGGGTTACTGGACCACCACGCCGCTGCAGCTGGCCAACGCCACCGCCATCATGGCCAACAAGGGCGAGCGTTTCGTGCCGCACCTGTTGAAGTCGATCAAAAATGATACCGTCAAGGTCGACACGCCGGTAGATAAGATGGCGCCCGTGGTGCTTAAGAGTCCACACAACTGGCAGATCATCAACGAGGCGATGCGAGATACCGCCCATAAGTCGCGCTTCGTCGACGCGGGCTATACCGCGGCGATGAAGACGGGTACCGCCCAGGTCTTCAGTGTAGCCGAAGATGAAAAGTATGACGCCGAAAATATCGACGAACACCTGAGGGACAACGCCTTGATCGTCGCCTACGCCCCCTATGAGGCGCCGCGTATCGTGCTGGCAGTGGTACTGGAAAACGCCGGTTGGGGTGGCGCCAACGCAGGCCCCGTGGCCCGCGCCCTGCTGGATGAGTATATGCTTCGCGATAACCTGCCCTTAGAAACCGCCGGGAGCCCACACAATGAACGCCCATAG
- a CDS encoding serine hydrolase, with amino-acid sequence MKLLNHSFKTLLLVSSLSITAANAAPVVTPDAPKVAAKAFILMDYNSGQIIAEENAYESLNPASLTKMMTSYVIGHEIKVGNISPQDKVTISKNAWSKNFPDSSKMFIEVGKQVSVEELNRGIIIQSGNDACVAMAEHIAGTEDGFVDLMNSWAKQLGMRDSYFENSHGLDSENHKTTAYDMALLGAALIRDVPEEYRVYSEKSFTYNGIKQYNRNGLLWDKSLNVDGIKTGHTSGAGYNLVTSATKDGMRLVSVVLGTASESARKAESKKLLNYGFRFFETITPYKAGDSFVTQKIWYGDRESVDLGVLTDTPITISRGQAKNLEANYELNKELTAPIAKGETVGRIYFQLNGKDIAQFPLVTLQEVNEGSWFSKLMDYFKQMFASWFN; translated from the coding sequence ATGAAATTACTGAATCACAGCTTTAAAACACTCCTCCTTGTCTCCTCTCTCTCTATCACGGCAGCCAACGCGGCACCCGTTGTTACGCCTGATGCTCCTAAGGTGGCAGCCAAAGCCTTTATCCTGATGGATTACAACTCGGGCCAGATCATCGCCGAAGAGAATGCCTATGAGAGCCTGAACCCAGCCAGTCTCACCAAGATGATGACCAGCTACGTGATAGGCCACGAGATCAAGGTGGGCAACATCTCGCCACAAGACAAGGTGACCATTAGTAAGAATGCCTGGTCGAAGAATTTCCCCGACTCCTCCAAGATGTTTATCGAGGTGGGCAAGCAGGTCTCTGTCGAAGAGCTCAACCGCGGCATCATCATTCAGTCGGGTAACGATGCCTGTGTCGCCATGGCCGAACATATTGCCGGCACAGAAGATGGTTTCGTGGATCTGATGAACTCCTGGGCCAAGCAGCTGGGCATGCGTGACAGCTACTTCGAGAACTCCCACGGCCTGGACTCGGAAAATCACAAGACCACAGCCTACGACATGGCACTGCTGGGCGCCGCGCTGATCCGCGACGTACCCGAGGAGTACCGCGTCTACTCGGAGAAGTCTTTCACCTATAACGGCATCAAGCAGTACAACCGTAACGGTCTGCTATGGGACAAGAGCCTGAACGTCGATGGCATCAAGACGGGCCACACCTCAGGCGCCGGTTACAACCTGGTGACTTCGGCAACCAAAGATGGCATGCGCCTAGTGTCTGTAGTCTTGGGCACCGCCAGCGAGTCGGCCCGTAAGGCCGAGAGCAAGAAGCTTCTCAACTATGGTTTCCGCTTCTTCGAGACCATCACCCCCTACAAGGCGGGCGACAGCTTTGTAACCCAGAAGATCTGGTACGGTGACAGAGAATCAGTGGATCTGGGCGTGCTGACAGATACCCCCATCACCATTAGCCGTGGCCAGGCGAAAAACCTCGAGGCCAACTACGAGCTGAACAAGGAGCTGACTGCCCCGATCGCCAAGGGTGAGACAGTAGGCCGCATCTACTTCCAGCTTAACGGCAAAGACATTGCCCAGTTCCCACTGGTCACCCTACAAGAGGTGAACGAAGGCAGCTGGTTCAGCAAGCTGATGGACTACTTTAAGC
- the mltB gene encoding lytic murein transglycosylase B: MKPVSQLFFALMLGGASLLAQADDKVIPQEGDISELKTAFTEQQLGAGFTQAEIDSFLSSAQYNQKVIDAITTPWEAKPWFQYHPIFLTDKRLEKGLNFWRTHDATIAKAAKTYQVDPEIIVAIIGIETFYGGYMGTYPVIDALYTLGFHYTPRADFFRKELAQLQTLAKEEKLDLTTLKGSYAGAMGYGQFIPSSYRHFAVDFSGDGRRDLVGDPVDAIGSVANYFHQHGWQKGGLVTLPLTTHHLPAHLKAWSGEKLSYKVADILSPTISLAQNVDLDVQQPALLVELEQQDGKDYWLGLNNFYVITRYNRSPLYAMAVYQFSQQLKDAYAKQ; this comes from the coding sequence TTGAAACCAGTTTCACAGCTATTTTTCGCCCTGATGCTGGGCGGTGCCAGCTTGCTGGCCCAGGCCGATGATAAGGTGATCCCCCAAGAGGGTGACATCAGTGAGTTGAAGACAGCCTTCACCGAGCAGCAACTCGGCGCCGGCTTCACCCAGGCAGAGATAGACAGCTTTCTCAGTAGCGCCCAATACAACCAGAAAGTGATCGACGCCATCACCACCCCTTGGGAAGCCAAGCCCTGGTTTCAATATCACCCCATCTTCCTCACCGATAAGCGTCTGGAAAAGGGACTGAATTTCTGGCGCACCCATGATGCGACCATCGCCAAGGCGGCAAAGACTTATCAGGTAGACCCCGAGATCATCGTTGCCATTATCGGCATCGAGACCTTCTACGGCGGCTACATGGGCACCTATCCGGTGATCGATGCCCTCTACACCCTGGGCTTTCATTACACGCCGCGGGCCGACTTCTTTCGCAAGGAACTCGCCCAGCTACAGACCCTGGCCAAAGAGGAAAAACTGGACCTGACTACGCTAAAAGGCTCCTACGCCGGCGCCATGGGTTATGGTCAGTTCATTCCCTCCAGCTATCGTCATTTCGCGGTGGATTTTAGCGGCGATGGCCGCCGTGACTTGGTCGGCGATCCGGTTGATGCCATCGGCAGTGTCGCCAACTACTTTCATCAACATGGCTGGCAAAAAGGCGGCCTGGTCACCCTACCACTGACGACTCACCATCTGCCCGCGCATCTCAAGGCCTGGTCGGGAGAGAAGCTCTCCTACAAGGTTGCCGACATCCTGTCGCCAACCATCTCCCTGGCGCAGAATGTCGATCTCGACGTGCAACAACCCGCACTACTGGTCGAGCTTGAGCAGCAAGACGGCAAAGACTACTGGCTGGGACTGAACAACTTTTACGTGATCACCCGCTATAACCGCAGCCCGCTGTACGCCATGGCGGTGTATCAATTTAGCCAACAACTCAAAGATGCTTATGCGAAACAGTAA
- the rodA gene encoding rod shape-determining protein RodA codes for MNAHSHRPNIWQRMHIDLPLLLGLLALMCYGLFVIYSAGGEDMALMERQLIRMGLSLGIMLFVAQINPEVLRRWAFPIYIAGVILLLGVHFFGEINKGAQRWLNLGFMEFQPSELIKLAFPITMAWYISKFPLPPKKRYLAGAGVILLIPTLLIAKQPDLGTSILVAASGIFVLFLSGMSWAIVGSFIGGVLAMLPVLWFFLMHDYQRTRVLTLLDPEKDPLGAGYHIIQSKIAIGSGGIWGKGWLDGTQSQLEFLPERHTDFIFAVIGEEFGLIGSLILLCLYLYVIGRGLVIASRAQTSFARLLAGSITLTFFVYVFVNIGMVSGLLPVVGVPLPLISYGGTSMLTLMTGFGILMSIHTHRRFIDR; via the coding sequence ATGAACGCCCATAGCCATAGACCCAACATCTGGCAGCGCATGCATATCGACCTGCCATTGCTTCTTGGGCTACTGGCACTCATGTGCTATGGCCTGTTCGTTATCTATTCCGCCGGTGGCGAAGATATGGCGCTGATGGAGCGTCAGCTGATCCGCATGGGACTGTCGCTGGGAATCATGTTGTTCGTGGCGCAGATTAATCCCGAGGTGCTCAGGCGCTGGGCCTTCCCCATCTATATCGCCGGGGTGATTCTGCTGCTCGGTGTGCATTTCTTCGGTGAGATCAACAAGGGCGCCCAGCGCTGGCTCAACCTGGGCTTCATGGAGTTTCAGCCCTCAGAGCTGATTAAGCTGGCCTTCCCCATCACCATGGCCTGGTATATCAGTAAGTTTCCCCTGCCGCCGAAGAAGCGTTATCTGGCCGGTGCCGGGGTAATTCTGCTCATTCCGACACTCTTGATTGCCAAGCAGCCGGATCTCGGTACCTCTATCCTGGTGGCGGCCTCAGGGATCTTCGTGCTGTTTCTCTCCGGCATGAGCTGGGCCATCGTCGGCAGCTTCATCGGCGGCGTGCTGGCCATGCTGCCTGTGCTCTGGTTTTTCCTGATGCACGACTATCAACGTACCCGGGTATTGACCCTGCTGGATCCAGAAAAAGACCCGCTGGGCGCCGGCTATCATATTATTCAGTCCAAGATCGCCATCGGCTCAGGTGGGATCTGGGGCAAAGGCTGGCTCGACGGCACTCAATCTCAGCTGGAGTTCCTGCCTGAGCGCCATACAGATTTCATCTTCGCGGTTATCGGCGAGGAGTTTGGCCTGATCGGCAGCCTTATTCTGCTCTGCCTCTACCTCTATGTGATCGGCCGCGGCCTGGTGATCGCCTCGCGCGCACAAACCAGTTTTGCCCGTTTACTCGCTGGCAGTATTACTTTAACCTTCTTTGTATATGTCTTTGTGAATATTGGCATGGTATCGGGACTACTCCCCGTGGTCGGTGTGCCCCTGCCCCTCATCAGTTACGGCGGTACCTCTATGCTGACCCTGATGACAGGCTTCGGGATCCTGATGAGCATACATACCCATAGACGATTCATTGACCGTTAA